In Massilia violaceinigra, one DNA window encodes the following:
- a CDS encoding thioesterase II family protein has product MRLLCFPHAGAGPSQFRSWLAAGPDSLQIMPVALPGREARYKDAMPRRMDALLRDLSHGIEPLLDQPFAMLGHSMGALVAFELARMMRCAGLRQPEHLFVSAFRAPHLNGRSPPLHALPGHLLKAELLRLDGTPPEVLAQPDLMDTLLPVLRSDLEIAEHYRYRHAPPLSCPITCLGGITDQRISRPELRAWRQHTADAFRLRLFPGGHFYLYKTPVLVQHAICTDLGLSTLCPDDAVA; this is encoded by the coding sequence ATGCGGCTTCTTTGCTTTCCCCATGCGGGGGCGGGCCCTTCGCAATTCCGTTCCTGGCTGGCGGCGGGGCCGGACAGTCTGCAGATCATGCCGGTCGCGCTGCCCGGCCGCGAAGCGCGCTACAAGGATGCGATGCCGCGCCGTATGGATGCGCTGCTGCGGGACTTGTCGCACGGCATAGAACCCCTGCTGGACCAGCCCTTCGCCATGCTCGGGCACAGCATGGGCGCGCTGGTGGCCTTTGAACTGGCGCGCATGATGCGCTGCGCCGGACTGCGCCAGCCGGAGCACCTGTTCGTCTCGGCCTTTCGCGCGCCCCACCTGAACGGCCGCAGCCCGCCCCTGCATGCGCTGCCCGGGCATCTGCTCAAGGCGGAGCTGCTGCGGCTGGACGGCACCCCGCCCGAGGTGCTGGCGCAGCCCGATCTGATGGACACGCTGCTGCCGGTCCTGCGTTCCGACCTCGAGATCGCCGAGCACTACCGCTACCGGCACGCGCCGCCGCTGTCCTGCCCCATCACCTGCCTCGGCGGCATCACCGACCAGCGCATCAGCCGGCCCGAGCTGCGCGCCTGGCGCCAGCACACGGCGGACGCGTTCCGGCTCCGGCTCTTTCCCGGCGGTCATTTTTACCTCTACAAGACACCGGTCCTGGTGCAGCACGCGATCTGCACCGATCTCGGCCTGTCCACCCTGTGTCCCGACGACGCGGTGGCCTGA
- a CDS encoding S8 family serine peptidase: protein MSVTKRYIIAVPRHVRMGSGLSLQDVVAGLPEQQLGRAGTTGTQVVEMTAAEADNLARDHGEMLIEEDQPLTLLAPMPALGFEVGPDRGQEYLFAVRDAQTGAPVAGATLFVKGERATYRGRTGQDGTAGVRVLDPVIEHVIVSPAANYWARVIPAPAADRTTEVALTPLIPRGAAAWERQWLGMTSEVSGGAGVKVAVLDSGIADHPDLAVAGGMNALDGADADDFRSDEKGHGTHCAGVIGGRNAVNGVCGVAPDVALYAVKAFPGGRLSDLLEGLQWCIDNGMDIVNMSLAIGSPSALLALKLAEAAQAGITLVAAAGNDGGPQLCHPAASDGVLAVTAFGSMHAFPAGSAHALRIAELRNDATSLFVPNFSNSGPQTAFIAPGVAIISSVPGGYAAWDGTSMACAFVSGLAAAALSAHPEIRTGDARQCEQLRQLLAASAIDLSLPDPIQGAGVPQAGRPAPPQAGPPADPGRAQQQRVAALIADLEGKQQEILAMIAQLG, encoded by the coding sequence ATGTCGGTCACGAAGCGCTACATCATCGCGGTGCCCCGGCACGTCCGGATGGGCTCGGGCCTGAGCTTGCAGGACGTGGTCGCAGGGCTGCCGGAACAGCAATTGGGACGCGCCGGCACGACCGGCACGCAGGTGGTGGAAATGACCGCCGCCGAAGCGGATAATCTCGCACGCGACCATGGCGAGATGCTGATCGAGGAAGACCAGCCGCTCACGCTGCTGGCGCCGATGCCGGCGCTCGGTTTCGAAGTAGGGCCGGACCGTGGCCAGGAATACCTCTTTGCCGTGCGCGACGCGCAAACGGGCGCGCCGGTCGCGGGCGCGACGCTGTTCGTGAAAGGCGAGCGCGCCACTTACCGGGGCCGCACCGGGCAGGACGGCACGGCCGGCGTGCGCGTGCTCGATCCGGTGATCGAACACGTGATCGTCTCGCCCGCCGCCAACTACTGGGCGCGGGTGATCCCGGCGCCGGCGGCGGACCGGACGACCGAGGTCGCCCTGACCCCGCTGATTCCGCGCGGCGCCGCTGCGTGGGAACGCCAGTGGCTGGGCATGACCAGCGAGGTGTCCGGAGGCGCCGGCGTCAAGGTCGCGGTGCTCGACAGCGGCATTGCCGATCACCCGGACTTGGCGGTCGCGGGCGGCATGAACGCGCTGGACGGGGCCGACGCGGACGACTTCCGCAGCGATGAGAAGGGCCACGGCACCCACTGCGCGGGCGTGATCGGCGGCCGCAATGCGGTCAATGGCGTATGCGGTGTCGCTCCCGACGTCGCCCTGTATGCCGTCAAGGCGTTTCCCGGCGGCCGGCTGAGCGACCTGCTCGAAGGCCTGCAATGGTGCATCGACAACGGCATGGATATCGTCAATATGAGCTTGGCCATCGGCAGCCCCAGCGCCCTGCTCGCGCTCAAGCTGGCCGAGGCGGCCCAGGCGGGCATCACCCTGGTGGCCGCCGCCGGCAATGACGGCGGCCCCCAGCTCTGCCACCCGGCGGCCAGCGACGGCGTGCTGGCGGTGACGGCATTCGGCTCGATGCACGCCTTCCCCGCCGGCAGCGCCCATGCGCTGCGCATCGCCGAACTGCGCAATGACGCGACGAGCCTGTTCGTGCCCAATTTCTCCAACAGCGGGCCGCAGACGGCCTTCATCGCGCCGGGTGTGGCGATCATATCGAGCGTGCCCGGCGGCTACGCGGCCTGGGATGGCACATCGATGGCCTGCGCCTTCGTCTCGGGACTGGCGGCCGCGGCCCTGTCCGCGCACCCCGAAATCCGCACCGGCGACGCGCGCCAGTGCGAACAGCTCAGGCAGCTGCTGGCGGCGAGCGCGATCGACCTGTCGCTGCCGGACCCGATCCAGGGCGCCGGCGTGCCGCAGGCGGGCCGGCCCGCGCCGCCCCAGGCCGGCCCGCCCGCCGACCCCGGCCGCGCGCAGCAGCAGCGCGTCGCGGCGCTGATCGCCGACCTGGAAGGCAAGCAGCAAGAAATCCTCGCCATGATCGCCCAATTGGGCTAA